Genomic segment of Corticium candelabrum chromosome 16, ooCorCand1.1, whole genome shotgun sequence:
AATCAAGCCTCGGTGGGCATTAGAGAAGGGTGGCAGTAATTTGGTTGGTGATGGCAGGATTGAAAAATAAGTTGAAATTTGGGAGTCTTAACTGTCAAGGTTTCAAATCTTCACAAGGTGTTACAGAGTTGTTTAAAGATATAGATATCTTAGTTGTGCAAGAGCATTGGCTTTATAGGTCTGAGTCCCAATTGTTTTCATCTGTGGCAGATGACGCTTTGTTTGTGCAGTATCTCCTATGGAGATGGTCGTGTCATATTGGGGAGACCATATGGAGGCGTGGCAATTTTATGGCACACAAGCGTGTGGAAGGGAATATATCTCCTGTTTTCACTGCTTCGGATAGATTAGCCGCTGTACGTGTTGGGACAAGTTACGGTAATGTTTTGGTTGTGGCAGTATATATGCCGGTTGATTACGGTGACTCAGATTCACTGGATGAGTACTTATCTCAACTCGGTTGCCTAGAGAGCCTTCTTGAGTCGGATGAGTATATTGGGACAGTGGTGCTGGGACATTTTAACGCTGATCTCTGTCAAATAAAGAGTCGCCTTGCAAGACAGTTAGGTACCTTTGTCTCTGAGAGTCATTTGACTGTTGTAGGAATAAATGATCAGGCAAGGCTTGATGGTCTGAGTACTTGGCATAGGTCAGACTTTCCTGCTCATTCATGGATCGATTATTTTGTTGTATCGAAATCGTTGGAAAGAATGGTAGCAGACTTTTTGAGATACTTGAAGATGGTATGATCATGTCTGATCATTGGCCGATAATAATGTCAGTTGAAGTAAGAGTTGACTTGAGAAAAGAGAGCGATAATTTAAGACCTCAAGGAGGGCGTTTGCTGTGGACACAAGCCAAGCCAGGGCATTTGTCTAGATACCAAATAGAGCTAGACCGAGAGTTAGATAAATTGGCATACCTGCAGATGCAGCAACTTGTACTGAGCCTGAAAGGTGTTCTCATAAGCATATCATGGAGTCGTATTTTGACGgtacagtaggacctcaaagatacgaacaccaGACAACCGAACTGACCGGTCAACCGAACAGCATGCTCTAGCGCGAGCGCGCGCTCTTGCAAAAATTTGATCACGTAATGTAgccacgcgcacgcgcactttTGAGGCGTGGCCTAGCGCTAGCCACGTGGTAGCTGATCCAAGATGGAGGCAAAGGACAAGCCTAAGAGAAAGCGAGTCAATTTATCTATTGAACAAAAGATCGAGATTCTTGAGAAGCTGGACAGAGGTATTTCTAATACAGCTATTGCTTCTGAATATAGCATTGGAAAATCCACAGTAACTGATATACAGAAATCTAGGAGCAAAATTACTCAGTTTGCCGTTGAAGCTAAAGACAGCAGTAGTTTTAAGAAGCGTTGCATTGTTAGGAGAGCTGATGATGACCAATTTGACAAGGCCATGCACCTTTGGTTCACACAAGAACGGCACAAAGGCACTCCTCTGAGTGGGGTTGTTGTCATGGAGAAAGCCAGGCTGATGCACCAGCAAATGTATCCAGATCGGTCACCAGATGATTTCAAGGCTAGCACTGGTTGGCTTCATAGATTCAAGCAGAGGCATGGTATTCGTCAACTAAGCATGCAGGGAGAGTCTCTTTCAGCTAATCCTCAGTCTGCTGAAGCATTCAAGCTGTCTTTGCATAAATATATTGAAGATCATAAGCTTTCCATCCATCAGATCTTTAATTGTGATGAGACAGGTCTGTGTTGGCGCCTGCTGCCGAACAAAACCCTGGCAGATGGTTCTGAAAAGGCTGCAAAGAATTGCAAATCCCCTAAAGATCGGGTAACATTGATGGCAACTGCCAATGTCAGTGGAGATATGCGTAGCCCTCTGGTCTTTATTCACAAGAGCGCTAAGCCTCGCTGTTTTTCAGGGGTCAACATGTCATCTCTACCAGTCCATTATTATAGCCAAAAAAGTGCCTGGATGGATCAATCAATTTTCTTGGACTGGTTTTTCAAGCACTTTGTACCAGAGGTGAAGCGTTACTTGAAATCAAAGTCATTGCCACTTCAAGCTCTTCTCATTATGGATAATGCACCATCCCACCCTTCAGTAGAGGCTTTGAGTTCTGAAGGAATGAGTTGCATGTTTCTGCCCCCCAATGTCACAAGTCTGGTTCAACCTATGGATCAGGGAGTGCTGGAGAACCTGAAGCGCAGGTACAAACGAGAGCTCATGAGAAAACTGCTGCTTCAATCTGAATCGAGTGAAGACTCCTTCATTTCCTTCAGCAAAAAGCTGACCATAAAAGATGCGGTGTACCTGAGTGCTAAATCTTGGAACGAAATTCCtgaagtttctctctgtcgtGCTTGGAATAAGCTAGGGTTTGGTGGTCGTAGTATGGGTGATGCTTCTCGGATCGATGCCAGTGAATCCGAAGAAGAAATTACCTTTGAAGTATGTTCCCAGTTGGACATCAATGAGGAAGAAATGGAGCAATGGCTTCTTGCTGACAAGGATGAAACTGGGTCTCAATCGCTGACTGATGAAGAAATTATCGACTCTGTTCAGGTCCAGGATCCATCGGACAGTGAAGATGAAGCTGAGCACACTGATGTAGCTAAGATTAGCCACACAAAGGCTGTTGATTGCTTTAGTGTCTGCTTGGAATGGTTAGAGCAGCAGCCTGAAGCCACCCCATGAATCTCATGCTTTTGAGAGAGCTCCTGGACCTTGCAGGACAAAAAAGGGGTTCTGCCTTGAAGCAAAAGACAATggattgttattttagtaaccCTTGAATTCGTTCTTACACTCTCACAGTTACTGTAGTTCACGTACTTATCCTTTTTGTTAGCCATACAGTGTACTCCTGTTTTCACAAGTTATGTAATCATCGATATTACAAACTTCAGACTTATGAACATTTCACAATTACGAACACCCAATTTCCCGaggtgttcgtatctttgaggtcctactgtatATGTAGTTCGATGTTGAGGTGCGCTAAGCGTTGCATTCCGAGAGCCAAATGTCACGGTGGAAGAAAGTTTGGATGGGATAAAGAGATTAAGGAAGCTAAGCATGAGGAAAGAAAGGAGTATTGTCGGTGTCGTGATGCTGGGAAACCACGACAGAGCTACTTATTTTGTGGCATGACCGAATCAAGGAAAAGATTTAAGCTCAAACTAAAGGAGAACAAGCGAAGAAGAAACTAGTTATTCTGTAACAGGTTGATTGAGGACAGTGATGGAAATAGCCAAGAATTGTCCTGGAAGTTGAAGTTTGGAGTGCAGCATACAAGAGTAAAGCACAATGGACAGATAGGTGAAGCGGAGACAGAAGAGGAAATCTTGGAGATATGGAAGAAGCATTTTAGTGAGATAGTAAACAGTGAGTCTCTTGACAATGTTGAGAGAGAACGTCTATTGTTTGAGCAAACTTTGGCAGAGGAAGTAGAAAGGATAAAGAAACCGTGCTGGTTTGTTGAGATCCACCCCTTGGAAGTGAAGCGTGCGTGTAAACGTCTGAAAAGAAATAAAGCGGCTGGACCAGATATGGTTGAGGCTGAAGATGTACAATATGGTGGAAGGTCGCTGGTCATACATTTGAGCGTGGCGTTGCCGTGTTTTTACGTCACTCGTGTGTCCCTCAACAGTTTTTGAGGTCGTACATTGTCCCTATTGGGAAGGATAAAGTAGGTGATATGACAGATCCAGATAATTATCGAGGAGTGGCTTTGTCATCAGTGACGTCAAAGCTTTTGGAGCATATCCTGTTAGAGAGAATAggtgtttctttgtcttcttgcGAACAGCAATTTGGGTTCAAGCGGGGTCATGGATATGCTAACTGCTCTTTTCTGTTAAAGAAAACTATTGACTATTATCTGTTAAATGGAAATAGAGAGGTATATGCCTGTACCCTGGATTTATCCAAGGCATATGATCGTGTTTCCTATTATCGATTATTTACTAAGCTTCTGCAGAAGGGAATTCCTGCGTGTTTTGTCAAGTTCCTGGAAAGATGGTACTCGTCTCAACTGATGCAAGTTAAATGGAGTAATAATGTACCGAGACCTTTTGGTGTGAGAAACGGAGTTAGGCAGGGCAGTGTGCTGTCGCCGTGTCTGTTCAATTTGTACATAGACAATATGCTGAAAGAAGTAAGGAAGTGTGGCGATGGAGCAAGACTATCAGATATCTTTCTAGAGTGTCTTGCGCATGCGGATGACGTCACGCTAGTGTCACCCATGGTTAGAGGAATGCAAAGAATGCTGGACATTTGTAATGAATATGCAAGAGACCACGCCTTGGTGTTTAATAACAAGAAGAGCGTCGCAATCACTTTTGCTAAAAACAAGCGGATGGCTCTTAACTGTCCAGAATTATGGTTAAACGGAAGCATATTGACATCCAAGTCAGAAATTGTGCATTTGGGTGTGGTCATGGACAGGGGCTGTGGGGATCAAGCTGCTTTTGAAAGAAGGGTAAGACGCTTCTATGGAGCGGTCAAGTCAGTTGTGTCACGGTTGGAAGGAGTCTGCATGAACGATAGGGTATGGATGAATGTCGTGGAGAAGTCAATATTTCCTGTCCTGAATTATGGTAGCCATCTATGGAATTTTAACAGATCGTCAGTAACTAAGGCAGTAAACAAGGCATATCGAAAGGGGGTCAGAAGAGGATTAGGAATGTCACAGAGGAACTCGCTTTGTCAAAGGCTCACCGGATTCGAAAAAGCGGATGTCAAGATGAAAAGCTTACAGTTGCGCTTTATGAAAAGAGCCACGGAGTCACAGAACAGATTAGTTGGTTCGATGTCCTGGCATGTGTACAGACATAGTATGTTATGTCGTGGTATTAATGAGGAGATGAACATTTTTAGTACTCGTTACAAagatatatagatacataACTGTGCTACTGCTTGTCTAGTTACAATGTCTGTTactaaattgtctgtgtggttcttgtttgttgttactcCAGAGAGTTCTGTGTCCTATCTGGATGCGAATTGgcatattttattattattataaagcAATTGATGACATGATCGATCGATGTGAAGTGTGTGCTCAATTTCGTCACCAACAAAAAAAAGGAACCCCTAATGTCCACAGACCTTCCCGATCATCCTTGGCAACAGGTAGCCTCAGACATCTTTCACTGTGGGAGGAAAGACTACATTTTACTGGTAGACTATTATTTTCGCTATCCTGAAATTCGAATGTTACGAGATCACAGTACAACGGAATGTTTGCTTGCCATGGCTTTCCAATCCACTTCATCAACGACAATGGCCCTCAGTACGTAAACAGGAATTTCGAACATTTGCTCGCGATTACGGATTCAATCATTCAACCTCTTCTCCGCGACACCCGCAAGGCAATGATCTTGCGGAACGCACGGTTCAAACGCTCAAGACTCTAATGCAGAAGTCGTCTTATGCTGGCAGTGAGTTTTATTTGGCACTCTTGGCTCTACGTACCAGCCCAAATAGCAGCACTGGTGTATCCCCAGCTGAACTTCTCATGGGAAGACGATTGCGATCGCGTCTTTCAGTGTTGCCAAAGGCTCTGGTACCGAGCATACCTGATATATCTGTAGTTCGTGAGCAAGATTGCAAAAGCACGCAATGCCAAGCACAATATTACAGTAGGCGTCATGGGACGAAGCGTCTGTCAATCCTGGCCCCAGGCGATCGCCTGCTAGTATGGGATATGAATACTCGCAACTGCAGAATACCAGCTACTATTATTAAGCAGCTGGGGCCCCGTTCATACTTGATACAGTTGAACAATTGACGAAAGCTGCGTCAAAATCAACACCAGCTACAGCCACGGCCAATGGGGTTGAGCGAGATCAATCTGAATGAAGAAATCGATTATGACAGCTTTGACGTTGACCAGATCAGGGACAAGGAAGAGGAGGTAACCTCAGAAGCAAAAGGGGTGCAAGAGGAGTCCGGAACCAACATGAATAGCAACCACTCCAGCAAAGATGGAACCATCACAACTCGATCGGGAAGGGCAGTTAAGGATCCAACTTGGAAGAAGGACTTTGCAACGTAGAGTGAATAGAGTTGTAGATGGAACTCTAGGTCTTGCTTGAAGAGGTACTACTTGGGGTGTACTGTTGTGTTTTAGTTATTCTGGTCTTGGGTTGTGGGGGAGGGGGGAGATGTAGAGTACGTAATCCGGGAACTGGGATCagtaataaatatcaataacttagttgtctgtctgaccaCGCGTTGGCACCAATCCTCTTACAGAGGGTATCCTGAAACCAGTAGAGAAGAGTGAATGGGCAGCACCCATCGTGGTAGTTCGAAAGGGGGATGGAAATGCTAGAATATGTGGCGACTACAAGGTCACCATCAACCCCTATATTTATTCGGATCAATATTCGATGCCGAATCCAGAGGACTTGTTTTCGACCATAGCAAGAGGAAAGAAATTTTCTCGTTTAGATCTCAAACAAGCCTATCAACAGATGTTAGTAGACCCCAGAAGTCAGCAATACCTAACCATTAATACACACAAGGGCATGTTTACGTACACAATGATGCCATTTGGCATAAGCTCGGCACCCAGTATATGGCAACGAGCTATAGATAACGTTCTATCAGGACTGGACGGAGTCATCTGCTACCTAGATGATATTCTAATAGTGGGCAACAGTAATGAACAGCATAGCCAAAGGTTGTTCAAGGTCTTGGAAAAGACTGAACCAAGCCGGAATTAACCTAAAATGGAAAAACGTGAATTTGGCAAGTCTAAGGTAGAATATTTGGGGCATGTGGTGAGTGCAGAAGGCATATCCCCATCTCGGAGTAAGATGGAAGCGATTCAAACTGCACCTGACCTTAGTAACGTGACTGAATTGAAGGCTTTCTTGGGACTTCTAAATTACTATGGAAAGTTCTTGTAGTGTGACTGAGTATGATACTATTATTAGTTACTATGATGTCACGCGAGTGCATGAAGGAGCATGCGTAGAGAGTGAGTCATTCGAGACGTATTCACCGGTTGGGGTGTAACTAGTGTGTATAGAGTCTGTATTCTTACGTTGTGTGCTAACGACAATAGTAATCCGTGTCTGGTGCCTTAATACGAACCCGATAACACTACAGTTCTTACCAAATTTGTCATCGACATTACAACCACTGTATATCTTATTGAAGAAACAGCAACGTTGGAAGTGGTTGGACCAACGGAGTGTACCAGAAACAGCTGATGTAAGCGTACCAGAGATAGAGGTGGAAGAGATACCAGTACCAATCATTCCTGTGAAAGAGACAGGACAAGTAGTCGAAATTCAATCTACTCAACACAAGGACCAAGATGAGGAGACTACATTGATCTCCAAGGAAATGTTATCACCTCCAAAAGACCACGAGATTGAGACTCCCATACGATATCCGaagacacaaaacagacaaccacCAGCAAGATATCGTGAACAATAGATAAGGACAGCACCAGACTAAAGAAGGGAGAGTATGGTATAGCGAGTGTGATGTAGTAGATTGTTTGACAGTTAGAGTTGCTAATTAGATTAGTATTGTATTTAGTAGAGACATTGAAAGAATAGATTGCCTTCTTAGTCAAGTGTCTGGTGTAGACGGTCGTGCGGTTGTAGCTTGCGTTCTACAGTCGAGTTGGATCCTCTCGGTAGCAACGACGACACGTAACGTTGTTGCATTTGGTGACGAGGAGCGGGATATCGAGCAAGATATCGGAACACAATTTGGACAGATCGCTTCGTGGATCAGTCCTCGTTTAGTGTTGTCACGTTGTGTACGTGTGAGTGCTGCGCCCTACGTAGAAAAGCGGCATCATGGCAGAAGGCGGTGAAGTTGATCAGCCAGGTCAAGCAGCATTGGTGCCTGGGCAGGGATCACGACTTCTGGCAGTCCCAGAGAAGTTTGCAGACGGAGACGTTGAGTTATGGCTGGAGCGCTTTGCTTTGTGTGCGGCTGCTAATAGCTGGAATGCAGATGCCAAACCCAACGTACTTGAAAGGAAGGGCCAGTAGCGTAGCTCAAGAGGTTTCCAGGGGGTCTGGAAACCCCCCAAGCAACAGCCGTCTAATATCAACTCATTGTCTTACGTCACACCTTCTCCCGTACAGTTTTTGATATAGATTCGGCAGTGATTCctgtggtgtactgtacaccctaCATACGCTCCGTGACCGGCAGGGACGTCAAGGCacgcctaacgcgcgctagtgTTCCAACTTTGCACGTGGCGGGCACCTTTCCTAGTCTCCTGACACGTGAAGAGAGGGAATTTCCGAAAGTGACTGTGGACAATGAAGAGGCGTTCTAAAGACCAACTGACCATCAGTGCTCTCTTTGAAGCTGCTAGAAAGAGATCTCGAGGCGGGGACCCCACTCAAGAGAGTGTAGATTCTGAGCGGGCATCGTCGCATTCCATCAATTTGGAACTGAACCCAATGACAAGTGAAGCATATGAAACTGCAGACCTCAGTATAGAAGTCACTGGATCTGGTGGCAGCGGGGATCATGTAAGCGATCGTGTTGAAGTGCTTGCATTTGTCAATGGGGATGAACGTGATCCTGCTGAAGCCTGCAGAGCGATTAGTGAGTGTACTGCAGTCGGCGGCTGTACAGTAATAAATAGTGTATCGTATGATGTCGTAGGAAACGATGTTGGAGAACTGGTAGATCCAAACAAACTGCAGGATGATACAAAGCTCTCCTTGCTGTTGGGTCATTTTGTTCCAGACAGCCACTTTCCGTTTCCTCCTCGGCAAGAGAAGAAGAGTGGGCGAGATACCAAGCGCTATTTTCAATTACAATGGCTTGAAAAGTATAACTGGCTAGTTTATTCTCCAAGCCAAAATGGTGGATATTGTCTACCTTGTGCACTTTTCAGCACTGATCAATCAACAGGCCAGCTCTGCAAACAAGCAATGGTAAAGTTCACCAAAGCGTCTGAGACCCTTAGAAAGCATGACCAACAGGAATGTCATAAGGTCTGCTGTACCAGGGCCAGCCATTTCATTGCAACCAGGAGACATGGTCAGGCAAATATTCTTCAGCTTGTCGTAGACCAAGGgagtaagcaaaaacaggAAAATATAGCCAAGCTTTGTGCCTTGATCAAGACTGTAGAGTTTTGTGGACGCCAGAACATTTCTTTGCGTGGCCACAGAGAGAAAGGATTTACTTGGGACCCCAACGAACAGTTAGCATGTAATCCTGGAAACTTTCTAGCTCTATTGCGTTTTCGTGTGGACGCAGGTGATGAACACTTGTTGAGGGACTTCCATATGTCTCAGTCTGCTCGAGGACTACGTGCGTCTTACCTGAGCCCAACAATACAGAACGAGTTGATTGAGTGCTGTGGGAAGGTTATACAAGAAGACATATTGAGAGATGTCAGAAAAGCACCATTTTTCTCAGTGTGTGCAGACGAATCTGCTGATGCCAGCAACCAAGAACAGTTGCCCCTGGTTCTTCGTTTCGTCGATGAGTCTGGACTCATTCGTGAAGAGTTGGCTGAATTTCTCTGTTGCTCTGATGGCACCACCGGGCTAGCTTTAGCTAATCTGCTACTGACCACAATGACGGAAATGGGCTTGCAGCCAAAAGAGAAGCTTCGTGGACAAGGCTACGACGGTGCAGGGAATATGGCTGGACCTTTGCAGGGTTGTGCAAGCAGAGTAACTGCAGAATGCCCAAAAGCGCTGTACCTCCATTGCAGTGCACATTGTCTCAACCTGTGTATAATAAGGCTAAGCAAACTGCCTTTCATCCAGTCTATGTGATCATCATTGTTAGACGTCAACATCTTTTTCAAATATTCACCAAAGCGTGCTCATGCTATGGCTGAGATAGTTCATGAATGGCGTCAAGGAGAGGGTGGCGACTCAAAGAAAAAGTTGGTTGATTTGTGCAAAACAAGGTGGGTAGCGCGACATGAAGCCCTTGTCGTGTTTGCTGAGCTTTATCCAGCTGTTTTAACGACGTTGGAGACAATCAGCAGAAACAGGGGTGGAACAGTTACATGGAACGCTACTAGCTCCTCCTCTGCTACATCTCTCCACAATAACCTAACCCAGTTCCgatttcttgcaacatttgTGATAACATCAAAATTGATGGCTGCAATTCAAAGCCTAACATCAAGTCTCCAAGAGAAAGCCACAGATGTTGCAAAGGCTTACAAACACGTCGCTAGAGTCATCTCCGTTCTTCAAGATATGCGGGACAACATCAACGACAGGCATGGTGAATGGTGGACAGACGTTCAGGCTTTGTGTCTGAAGACTGGAGTGCAAGAGAGTCTCCCAAGATATTGCAGTAGGCAGACGTACCGTGGGAACATTCCAGCGCAAACGCCAGTTGACTACTATCGCCTGAACGTGAGTATACCGCTACTAGATGACATTATTTCGCAAATGAATATCCGGTTTGGAAACCTTCAACAACTAGCTATGAAAGGAATGTCATTTATGCCGACGATTTTGCTACGTGATGCTTCAGCCAAAGCAGATATTCTTGAATTTGGAAAGGCATATCAAAGTGATTTTCCTACTGCGAGTCCGAACTTGGATGCGCTGTCTGCAGAAATTGACTTGTGGATTGCCATACTGAAATCACTGCCCATTTCAGAGCACCCCGCTACTGTAGCAGAAGCGTTGCGTTTGGCAATGGGTAATCCACTAATTCCAACTGTGTCGAGGCTATTGCGCCTTGTCTGCACCTGGCCTGTGACGTCCTGTGAGTGCGAGCGGTCTATAAGTGCTCTCAATCGCGTCAAGACATCTCTCCGGGCATCCATGTCGCAGATCCGATTCAACGGACTTGTCATGCTGCATGTCCATTAcaacaggaagttgtcacacttGGACGTGATCCGCTTATTTTCTGCCAGGAACCCGAGAAAGATTATTCTCCCAAACTTTGGAGAGCCATACTCAGACAGTGAACTAGCTAACACTTTTGTACTGGATACTGATTCACCAGAAGACACGTGGGACACTGAGCTAGACAGCTAAATGACTTAGTTTACAATTTTGAAGTTGTGTGAAACGTTTATGCTAttatcatattcactacaGATATCAAGCTCGTAAGATTTGGAAACCCCTCTGGAAACCCTTGAGCTACGCCCCTGAGGGCATACACCGTGTACCATCGACTGACGGCAGAACAGAAGGCTTCGTACGATGTGCTAGCTACGGCGTTGAAAGAAACTTTTCTGCCTGGAACAGGAGAACGACGTCGCTTAGCGAGAAGGCAGTTCTCAGAGGGATCATTACGTGATGGGGAAGCGCTTGAAGTGTATGCGAGAGAACTAGAAGATCTACTGGATCGTGCTATGCCTGGGCTGGCGGAAGATCTGAGAGAACAACAGCTCATTGATCGCTTTGTTGAAGGTCTGCCCCCGCACGCCGGGTATCAGCTGGATTTACACCCGCAAGCAACATTCCAAGGTATAATTGTTAGAACTCGTgaattgatgttgttgaaTGATAGGCAGCGGCAGTGCAGTGGTCACAAGTTTGTTAGTGTTAGCGCAGCTTGTGCAGATAGAGAAACAAGTGTCATCGAGGATCTGAAAGAGAGATTGAACGAGATGGAAAAGGCGCTAAGTACTGCAGGTGTGAGTGTGAGAAGTGATAACAGGCAATCGGGATCAAGTGAATTGTCAGTGACGCAAGACGTTCATCACACAAGCGGTGGACGAGGACTTCGATGTTTCCTGTGCAACGAGCAGGGACACATGAAAAGAAATTGCCCACAGAGAGGTACACAGAGACGTGTAGGGCCTTGCTTCAGGTGCAATCAGATGGGTCATCTAATGAGAGATTGTCCAATAATTCAGCAGACAAAGCCCCAAATGACCACAAggacacaacaacagcaacagtacaTGTGTGCACAACCAGATTACAGGAAGCAATCAACAACAGGTGGTAAGGCACCAAGAGGAAGTGTTAGAAGTGTGTCTGGTGCGTTGATAAACTCTGTTATTGTTACTGGTTGTGTGGATGAGGTGGAAACGTCTTTCTGGTTGATACTGGCTCTGTAGTTTCACTGTTGCCTAGAAGTCTGGTCGGTGACAAGAGCACATCATTAAGTGGGACAAGATTACAACTGAAGACAGTTGATGGCAGTAGTCTGAAGAGCGAGAGAGCTTGTAAGGTACTTGTACGTTTGGCTGCATGGGTATGTTCTCACCAATTTATGGTAGCAGACGTAGATATGCCTATCTTGGGAGCCAACTTTTTACTTGATCATGGGATGATCATCAACATGGCTAAGCGCCAGTTGGACTGGATAGGAGGTACACTACCCCTAACAGTAGTAGCTGAGCAAGTATATTGTATCTTGAAGGAAGACTTGAACTCAGTGGGAATGGAGAGGCAGATTGTTATGGCTTGTCTTGTAGACAGAGGGACAGCCAGTACATGGTTTAGGTAACTGCTTGCTGGAACCAGATCGAGGGTTCATGGACAAAACTGAAGTACTGGTAGCCAGAGTGTTAGTCGATGTAATATACGGGGTTTGGTAAATGGTTTGACTGGGATATCCGGGGTTAGACATATACCGGCTGCAGGAAGGCAGACGTGGTGTTGTATTTCTAGTTGTTACGCTTGTTTACGTGTTGTGTTCTATTGCTACACTTCAATATACTACATGGTACCAGGAAATAGAGCGTCTGAATCCTCCAGAGCATCTATCATTGACGGGAAGAAACTTGGCCATGGCATGGAAGAAATGAAGGCAGCGATTTGAAATTTATCGAGTAGCTTCAGGGTTGACATCTCAAGGGGATCCTGTGCAAACGTCGGTGTTTTTACATTCAATCGGGCCCGAGGCTCTTGATGTTTACAACACCTTCGTTTTCGGCActgaagaaagcaaagacaagCTGGAAGACGTGACGAAAAAGTTTGAAGAATACTTCATTCCAAAACGAAACGTAACATACGAAAGACATTGCTTCTTATGAGAAATCAATTGCAGGAAGAAGCAATACACCAGTATGTTACTGAGTTGCGTACATTAGAGAAGACGTGTGAATTTGGAGTGATCAGTGAGTCATTGGTTAAAGACAGGTTAGTTTGTGGAGTTCTGGAGTCAAGATTGAGAGAGAGGTTGTTGAGAGAGATGGACTTGACGTTAGAGAAAGCAGTGGCGATATGCAAGGCATCAGAACTGTCCCAGTTTCAGTTGAAAGAGTTGGAAAGTGGATCCACCAGTACGGCAGGCGACCTAGATGCTGTTAGGAAAGAAAGTAAAAGGACAGGAGACTGACAATTCATACGAGATTGTCCTAAGTGTGGAAGGAATCATCCAGAGAGATGTCCTGCCTTCACAAGAAATTGTTTAAAGTGTGGACTACGCGGACATTTTGCAAGTAAGTGCAAGGCTAATGAAGCACAAGTGCAGGAAATGATGATGCAAGAAGAACAGCCTGCTGAAATGTTTATTAGTGCTCTAGGTGGCTCAAAGTCAGATGTGTGG
This window contains:
- the LOC134191782 gene encoding zinc finger MYM-type protein 1-like, with translation MKRRSKDQLTISALFEAARKRSRGGDPTQESVDSERASSHSINLELNPMTSEAYETADLSIEVTGSGGSGDHVSDRVEVLAFVNGDERDPAEACRAIRNDVGELVDPNKLQDDTKLSLLLGHFVPDSHFPFPPRQEKKSGRDTKRYFQLQWLEKYNWLVYSPSQNGGYCLPCALFSTDQSTGQLCKQAMVKFTKASETLRKHDQQECHKVCCTRASHFIATRRHGQANILQLVVDQGSKQKQENIAKLCALIKTVEFCGRQNISLRGHREKGFTWDPNEQLACNPGNFLALLRFRVDAGDEHLLRDFHMSQSARGLRASYLSPTIQNELIECCGKVIQEDILRDVRKAPFFSVCADESADASNQEQLPLVLRFVDESGLIREELAEFLCCSDGTTGLALANLLLTTMTEMGLQPKEKLRGQGYDGAGNMAGPLQGCASRVTAECPKALYLHCSAHCLNLCIIRLSKLPFIQSM
- the LOC134192626 gene encoding uncharacterized protein LOC134192626, which encodes MAEIVHEWRQGEGGDSKKKLVDLCKTRWVARHEALVVFAELYPAVLTTLETISRNRGGTVTWNATSSSSATSLHNNLTQFRFLATFVITSKLMAAIQSLTSSLQEKATDVAKAYKHVARVISVLQDMRDNINDRHGEWWTDVQALCLKTGVQESLPRYCSRQTYRGNIPAQTPVDYYRLNVSIPLLDDIISQMNIRFGNLQQLAMKGMSFMPTILLRDASAKADILEFGKAYQSDFPTASPNLDALSAEIDLWIAILKSLPISEHPATVAEALRLAMGNPLIPTVSRLLRLVCTWPVTSCECERSISALNRVKTSLRASMSQIRFNGLVMLHVHYNRKLSHLDVIRLFSARNPRKIILPNFGEPYSDSELANTFVLDTDSPEDTWDTELDS
- the LOC134191781 gene encoding tigger transposable element-derived protein 2-like codes for the protein MEAKDKPKRKRVNLSIEQKIEILEKLDRGISNTAIASEYSIGKSTVTDIQKSRSKITQFAVEAKDSSSFKKRCIVRRADDDQFDKAMHLWFTQERHKGTPLSGVVVMEKARLMHQQMYPDRSPDDFKASTGWLHRFKQRHGIRQLSMQGESLSANPQSAEAFKLSLHKYIEDHKLSIHQIFNCDETGLCWRLLPNKTLADGSEKAAKNCKSPKDRVTLMATANVSGDMRSPLVFIHKSAKPRCFSGVNMSSLPVHYYSQKSAWMDQSIFLDWFFKHFVPEVKRYLKSKSLPLQALLIMDNAPSHPSVEALSSEGMSCMFLPPNVTSLVQPMDQGVLENLKRRYKRELMRKLLLQSESSEDSFISFSKKLTIKDAVYLSAKSWNEIPEVSLCRAWNKLGFGGRSMGDASRIDASESEEEITFEVCSQLDINEEEMEQWLLADKDETGSQSLTDEEIIDSVQVQDPSDSEDEAEHTDVAKISHTKAVDCFSVCLEWLEQQPEATP